A single region of the Coregonus clupeaformis isolate EN_2021a chromosome 16, ASM2061545v1, whole genome shotgun sequence genome encodes:
- the slc14a2 gene encoding urea transporter 2 isoform X2, which produces MANPNPEVSGGGEQKVAQGENAEVGKPAVPTCQQKAKARLLLLLSYFSGDMEVFAEWMKKQFFLLQLLDWVLRGAAQVMFVNNPLSGLVIFAGLILQNRWWALNGFVGTLFATISALILQQSRGAIAAGLYGYNGILVGLLMAVFSNAGDWYWWLLLPNIVMSMTCPIVSSALASINSRWDLPVFTLPFNILVCLHMVATGHYNHYFPQVLIQPRTELANITWAEVDVAKLFTAVPVGIGQVYGCDNPWTGGIFMIALFISSPITCAHATIGSAVGMVSGLALAAPFEAIYFGLWGYNCVLACIAIGGMFYALTWQRSSVHIWAQPSLMSCPHLACQPAPGPSVSPPSPSFCLPRKPTPSSSYRWLTWPTPRGTCASSGSSARRRSWRERRRRERKRRKEIRKSAGQRSRS; this is translated from the exons ATGGCCAACCCGAATCCAGAGGTGTCAGGGGGAGGGGAACAGAAGGTGGCCCAGGGGGAGAACGCCGAGGTTGGGAAGCCTGCAGTCCCCACCTGCCAGCAGAAGGCCAAGGCCCGGCTCCTACTGTTACTGTCCTACTtctcaggagacatggaggtgtTTGCAGAGTGGATGAAGA aACAGTTCTTCCTGCTCCAGCTGTTAGACTGGGTTCTCCGTGGTGCTGCCCAGGTCATGTTTGTCAACAACCCTCTGAGTGGCCTGGTGATCTTTGCTGGGCTGATCCTGCAGAACCGCTGGTGGGCTCTCAACGGCTTCGTGGGCACACTCTTCGCCACCATCTCTGCCCTCATACTGCAacagagcag GGGTGCGATCGCAGCGGGGCTATATGGTTACAATGGGATCTTGGTGGGGCTGCTGATGGCTGTGTTCTCTAACGCTGGAGACTGGTACTGGTGGCTCCTACTGCCCAACATCGTCATGTCTATGACCTG CCCTATAGTGTCCAGTGCGTTGGCGTCCATTAACAGTCGTTGGGACCTGCCAGTGTTCACTCTTCCCTTCAACATCCTGGTGTGTCTCCACATGGTGGCTACAGGCCACTACAACCACTACTTCCCCCAAGTCCTCATCCAGCCACGCACAGAACTAGCCAACATCACCTGGGCTGAGGTCGACGTAGCTAAG ctgtttACAGCAGTGCCAGTAGGTATAGGCCAGGTGTATGGGTGTGATAACCCCTGGACAGGAGGAATCTTCATGATCGCTCTCTTCATTTCCTCTCCCATCACCTGTGCTCACGCTACCATTGGATCCGCAGTCGGCATGGTCTCag GTCTGGCCCTGGCGGCTCCATTTGAGGCTATCTACTTTGGTCTGTGGGGGTATAACTGTGTTCTAGCCTGCATCGCTATCGGAGGGATGTTCTACGCTCTCACCTGGCAG CGTTCTTCTGTGCATATCTGGGCTCAGCCATCACTAATGTCATGTCCACA TTTGGCCTGCCAGCCTGCACCTGGCCCTTCTGTCTCTCCGCCCTCACCTTCCTTCTGTTTACCACGGAAACCAACACCATCTTCAAGCTACCGCTGGCTAACGTGGCCTACCCCGAGAGGAACCTGCGCTTCTTCTGGAAGCTCCGCAAGAAGGAgaagctggagagagaggagaaggagagagcggaagagaagaaaagagataAGGAAAAGTGCAGGGCAAAGGAGCAGGAGCTGA
- the slc14a2 gene encoding urea transporter 2 isoform X1 — MANPNPEVSGGGEQKVAQGENAEVGKPAVPTCQQKAKARLLLLLSYFSGDMEVFAEWMKKQFFLLQLLDWVLRGAAQVMFVNNPLSGLVIFAGLILQNRWWALNGFVGTLFATISALILQQSRGAIAAGLYGYNGILVGLLMAVFSNAGDWYWWLLLPNIVMSMTCPIVSSALASINSRWDLPVFTLPFNILVCLHMVATGHYNHYFPQVLIQPRTELANITWAEVDVAKLFTAVPVGIGQVYGCDNPWTGGIFMIALFISSPITCAHATIGSAVGMVSGLALAAPFEAIYFGLWGYNCVLACIAIGGMFYALTWQVHLLAITCAFFCAYLGSAITNVMSTFGLPACTWPFCLSALTFLLFTTETNTIFKLPLANVAYPERNLRFFWKLRKKEKLEREEKERAEEKKRDKEKCRAKEQELIGHDKEVLRIEMERMDGKEKRDGMESKHINYIMIQEREMMEGALSEVSSMENV; from the exons ATGGCCAACCCGAATCCAGAGGTGTCAGGGGGAGGGGAACAGAAGGTGGCCCAGGGGGAGAACGCCGAGGTTGGGAAGCCTGCAGTCCCCACCTGCCAGCAGAAGGCCAAGGCCCGGCTCCTACTGTTACTGTCCTACTtctcaggagacatggaggtgtTTGCAGAGTGGATGAAGA aACAGTTCTTCCTGCTCCAGCTGTTAGACTGGGTTCTCCGTGGTGCTGCCCAGGTCATGTTTGTCAACAACCCTCTGAGTGGCCTGGTGATCTTTGCTGGGCTGATCCTGCAGAACCGCTGGTGGGCTCTCAACGGCTTCGTGGGCACACTCTTCGCCACCATCTCTGCCCTCATACTGCAacagagcag GGGTGCGATCGCAGCGGGGCTATATGGTTACAATGGGATCTTGGTGGGGCTGCTGATGGCTGTGTTCTCTAACGCTGGAGACTGGTACTGGTGGCTCCTACTGCCCAACATCGTCATGTCTATGACCTG CCCTATAGTGTCCAGTGCGTTGGCGTCCATTAACAGTCGTTGGGACCTGCCAGTGTTCACTCTTCCCTTCAACATCCTGGTGTGTCTCCACATGGTGGCTACAGGCCACTACAACCACTACTTCCCCCAAGTCCTCATCCAGCCACGCACAGAACTAGCCAACATCACCTGGGCTGAGGTCGACGTAGCTAAG ctgtttACAGCAGTGCCAGTAGGTATAGGCCAGGTGTATGGGTGTGATAACCCCTGGACAGGAGGAATCTTCATGATCGCTCTCTTCATTTCCTCTCCCATCACCTGTGCTCACGCTACCATTGGATCCGCAGTCGGCATGGTCTCag GTCTGGCCCTGGCGGCTCCATTTGAGGCTATCTACTTTGGTCTGTGGGGGTATAACTGTGTTCTAGCCTGCATCGCTATCGGAGGGATGTTCTACGCTCTCACCTGGCAGGTACACTTGCTGGCAATCACCTGTG CGTTCTTCTGTGCATATCTGGGCTCAGCCATCACTAATGTCATGTCCACA TTTGGCCTGCCAGCCTGCACCTGGCCCTTCTGTCTCTCCGCCCTCACCTTCCTTCTGTTTACCACGGAAACCAACACCATCTTCAAGCTACCGCTGGCTAACGTGGCCTACCCCGAGAGGAACCTGCGCTTCTTCTGGAAGCTCCGCAAGAAGGAgaagctggagagagaggagaaggagagagcggaagagaagaaaagagataAGGAAAAGTGCAGGGCAAAGGAGCAGGAGCTGATAGGTCACGATAAAGAGGTGCTGAGGATTGAGATGGAGAGAATGGATGGGAAAGAGAAGCGTGATGGTATGGAAAGCAAGCACATTAATTACATTATGattcaggagagagagatgatggagggGGCCTTGAGTGAAGTGAGCAGCATGGAAAATGTCTGA